The following coding sequences lie in one Bactrocera tryoni isolate S06 unplaced genomic scaffold, CSIRO_BtryS06_freeze2 scaffold_748, whole genome shotgun sequence genomic window:
- the LOC120781937 gene encoding uncharacterized protein LOC120781937 — MRRPLLRTINNPMREPLSEISKLYTRAQDDHIGQREANISRSVAMEKTTAEVTPKRPREDEQIKRRTTPKRTKTTHDEPIAKAGESRNLGGGEKDATREDTWITVPNILRAVKQNENLQVLCENVSRIKKTAKGEILLELKKAQTGSTKAYRDEMVKILGDQAQIRSLTQETTVEVRDLDDITTKEDIAQAIRSEFEELRLFSEECIKSIRPANAGTQKAIISLAKAKHLLAAQKIKIGWTICRIREKAQLKKCYRCLEYGYVAKACSNPKDRSKSCIKCGEEGYFANEIAEIR; from the exons ATGAGGCGTCCGCTACTGCGCACTATCAACAATCCCATGAGGGAACCGCTTAGCGAAATATCGAAGCTCTACACCCGTGCACAAGATGACCATATTGGACAACGGGAAGCTAACATAAGTAGAAGCGTAGCTATGGAAAAGACGACTGCTGAGGTCACACCAAAAAGACCACGTGAGGACGAGCAGATAAAGCGACGAACCACTCCAAAAAGGACTAAAACAACGCATGACGAACCAATTGCGAAAGCAGGAGAAAGCAGGAATCTCGGGGGAGGAGAAAAGGATGCGACAAGGGAAGATACCTGGATCACGGTACCAA ACATACTTCGGGCAGTCAAACAGAATGAAAATCTGCAAGTGCTTTGCGAAAATGTCTCAAGAATTAAAAAGACAGCTAAAGGAGAGATACTGTTAGAGCTAAAGAAGGCGCAAACAGGAAGTACTAAAGCATATAGAGATGAGATGGTGAAGATACTAGGAGATCAGGCACAGATAAGATCTCTAACACAAGAAACAACAGTGGAAGTGCGTGACTTGGACGATATAACGACGAAAGAGGATATAGCACAAGCAATTCGTTCAGAATTTGAAGAGCTTCGTCTATTTAGTGAAGAGTGTATTAAAAGCATCAGACCAGCAAATGCAGGCACTCAAAAAGCAATCATAAGCCTTGCAAAAGCAAAGCACCTACTGGCAGCGCAAAAGATTAAAATCGGCTGGACAATCTGTAGAATCCGGGAAAAAGCGCAACTGAAGAAATGTTACAGATGTCTAGAGTATGGATATGTGGCGAAAGCATGCAGCAATCCCAAAGACAGGAGCAAGTCCTGTATCAAATGTGGAGAGGAGGGTTATTTCGCCAATGAGATTGCGGAGATAAGATGA